The following coding sequences lie in one bacterium genomic window:
- a CDS encoding trypsin-like peptidase domain-containing protein has product MNLKRYTRPILVIILLASFSLSFGASPKMSLANIYNLCKEVVPNLVTWKDTGSPVVNAVSGSCVIIDEGGYALSNSHVVQHDGKHGAFFLNGDKYPFRIMGFNDAIDVSLVKIAAPKPLTAAKVGSSSKVAIGDALLACGYPGQRQFTVTLGTITSLTDGWGTEWGRGGSYRTDYLKTDAAINPGNSGGPAFNANGEVIGIVSGSQIGTLLNYAIPIDAIIKVLPDLIDRQGPEGYKLGIKVAPLGTPKVLEVTQGSPAQAAGLKVGDVVKSVDGKDVKVGLDYYWALIDKHSGETLKLTVSRKSETKEISLILESVEFRPTENITNPQNKLVMKFAKGEWVNVPDFSSLPTVFKSQIKSIELVEPFSKLNAFALEFTGYIKVPTDGVYEFYLASDDGSKLYIGDKLVVDNDGLHGTVGQKGYIALKAGFHPIKVGYFDRGGGKQLKVYYQGPGIDSQIIPESAFYH; this is encoded by the coding sequence TGCCGAATTTAGTAACTTGGAAAGACACCGGCAGCCCAGTTGTAAACGCTGTTTCCGGTAGCTGCGTAATTATTGACGAAGGCGGATATGCCCTCTCAAATAGCCATGTCGTTCAACACGATGGCAAGCATGGCGCGTTCTTTCTAAATGGCGACAAATACCCATTCCGAATAATGGGATTTAATGACGCAATCGATGTATCGTTAGTTAAGATTGCAGCGCCTAAACCTCTGACTGCAGCAAAGGTTGGAAGCAGCAGCAAGGTAGCGATAGGTGATGCGTTATTAGCATGCGGCTATCCCGGTCAACGGCAGTTCACTGTGACCCTCGGCACTATCACTTCCTTAACTGATGGTTGGGGAACTGAATGGGGTCGTGGAGGAAGCTATCGCACAGATTATCTTAAAACCGATGCCGCAATCAACCCCGGTAACTCCGGCGGGCCTGCATTTAACGCCAATGGCGAGGTTATCGGCATCGTCAGCGGCTCACAAATCGGCACGCTCTTAAACTATGCCATCCCAATTGATGCCATTATCAAAGTGCTCCCCGATCTTATCGATCGGCAAGGACCTGAAGGCTATAAACTGGGAATAAAAGTTGCGCCTCTGGGAACACCAAAAGTACTTGAAGTAACCCAAGGCTCACCTGCGCAAGCCGCAGGGCTTAAGGTGGGCGATGTGGTCAAGTCGGTCGATGGCAAAGATGTGAAAGTCGGCCTCGATTACTATTGGGCATTAATTGACAAACATTCAGGCGAAACTCTAAAACTAACGGTCAGCCGGAAGAGCGAGACGAAAGAAATCAGCCTCATTCTTGAGTCTGTTGAATTTAGACCTACAGAGAATATCACAAATCCACAGAACAAGCTTGTGATGAAGTTTGCCAAAGGCGAATGGGTCAATGTGCCCGATTTCAGTTCTCTTCCTACTGTTTTCAAATCTCAAATTAAGTCAATAGAATTAGTTGAGCCTTTCTCTAAATTAAATGCCTTTGCCCTTGAGTTCACTGGCTATATCAAAGTGCCGACAGATGGTGTCTATGAGTTCTATCTGGCATCGGACGACGGCAGCAAGCTTTACATAGGCGACAAGCTGGTGGTGGACAATGACGGTCTTCATGGCACCGTTGGCCAAAAAGGTTACATCGCCCTAAAAGCCGGTTTTCATCCCATAAAAGTCGGCTACTTTGATCGCGGTGGTGGTAAACAACTAAAAGTTTACTACCAGGGACCTGGGATCGATTCGCAAATCATCCCTGAATCAGCCTTCTACCATTAA